One Meiothermus sp. CFH 77666 genomic window carries:
- a CDS encoding enoyl-CoA hydratase-related protein, which produces MAEKFELELPDFEFLTYRVEENLGIVTIQRPQALNALNQDVLIELAEVTEVITQDPEVKVAIFTGEGKAFVAGADIGQIADLQDVFAAREFAIMGQSVFNEIAALPVPSIAAINGFALGGGLELALACDLRVASHKAKLGLPEVGLGIIPGFGGTQRLPRLVGRGRALDLIFTGRHVTAEEALSLGLVNRVGEDALQTAKELAAAILKNGPVALALAKEAVGRGENLDLQEALEIEADLFGLACATKDMREGTQAFLEKRPAQFRGE; this is translated from the coding sequence GTGGCAGAAAAGTTTGAACTCGAGCTACCCGATTTTGAGTTTCTCACCTACCGGGTGGAAGAAAACCTGGGCATCGTCACAATCCAGCGTCCCCAGGCCCTCAACGCCCTTAACCAGGATGTCCTGATTGAGCTAGCCGAGGTAACCGAGGTCATCACCCAGGATCCCGAAGTCAAGGTGGCCATCTTCACTGGGGAGGGCAAGGCTTTTGTGGCCGGGGCCGACATCGGGCAGATTGCCGACCTGCAGGACGTGTTCGCTGCCCGGGAGTTCGCCATCATGGGCCAGTCGGTCTTCAACGAGATTGCCGCCCTGCCGGTGCCCAGCATCGCCGCCATCAACGGCTTTGCCCTGGGAGGGGGCCTCGAGCTGGCCCTGGCCTGCGATCTGCGGGTAGCCAGCCACAAAGCCAAACTGGGCCTCCCCGAGGTGGGCCTGGGCATCATCCCCGGCTTTGGCGGCACCCAGCGTCTGCCGCGCCTGGTAGGCCGGGGCAGGGCGCTCGACCTGATTTTTACCGGGCGTCACGTCACCGCCGAAGAAGCCCTGAGCCTGGGCCTGGTCAACCGGGTGGGCGAGGACGCCTTGCAAACCGCCAAAGAGCTGGCCGCCGCCATCCTGAAAAACGGCCCGGTGGCCCTGGCGCTTGCCAAGGAAGCCGTCGGACGGGGCGAAAACCTGGATTTACAGGAGGCCCTGGAAATCGAGGCCGACCTGTTCGGCCTGGCCTGTGCCACCAAGGACATGCGCGAGGGCACCCAGGCCTTCCTGGAAAAGCGCCCCGCGCAGTTCAGGGGAGAGTAA